Within the Endomicrobiales bacterium genome, the region GCAACATACCAATGCTTATGCCGGCTCTAATTGGAATCTGATAAATAGAAAACGGTTTACCGTTTAAGCTGGCAAATGCCGTGCGAGAGTTGGCAAGTGTGTTGATACGCATGCCAAACCAAGCCACAGAGTAGCTGCCCATAATACCTATTACACTGCAAAATATTATCATAATAACTTTGAAAGCTTCAAAATGCCTAAGCCAGCCAAAATAAACAACCATTATGGCTGCAAGCATAACTTCAAGAATTATTATAAATTTGCCCTGGGTTAATAAATAAGTTTTGCAGGTTTCATATATAAGTTCAGAGACCTCTTTCATTGACTTGTGCACCTGCATACTTTTAATACGCAAATACTGCACAAAACCAAACAAAAGGCCAAAAGCGCAAATGGTAATACCCCAAGTGAGCAATGTTTTACCGTCAATACCTCTAAAAAAAACTGAGCTAAGGTCTGGCAAAATCAGATCGGCTTCACTGGCAAAAACAGCACTGGCACTAAGTGCCAAAACACCAAAAACTGCAAAAAATTTCTTAAAACCTTTCATCTATTCTTTCTCCTTTTTTGCCACATTCCCTGCTCAACAAAAAAATTCCCCCACTTTTTTGTGTGGGAATTTTGCAACCACTATCTTTTTGACAATGGGTTTTATAAGCCGGCGGGCTAAACTAATCTAAAACTTCCGTTTAATTATATCAAAATACATATTTTTTTGTAAAGTTTAAGTACTTAACAACTCTAAAAAAACCCAGAACAAACACTATGCCACAACTTTATAGTATGCTTTGCCGCTTTCTTCAATTATTAACAGATATGATGGTTTATTGTTCCAGCAACCAATATTGAAGTACTCTACATTATTGTGCTTAACATTATAAACAACATGGGTGTGCCCGCAAACAATTACATCGCACTTTTTTAGCTCGGCATGCTCTATTGCCTTTTTTGAAATTTGTTCGCTAAGCCGCAGCCAACGGTCTGAAAACTTATTCATAAGATAATCAAAAAGATGGGAAGATACACGGCGCTGAAATACCGCATATAGTTTTGCAAGCATCGGCCCAATGATTTTATTGTTTGTCAGGAAACTGTCAAATTGATGGCCATGCAAACCTATAAAACGGCGGTTGCCAACCTGCCAGATATACTCTTTGTGCACACCAATACCCAGCAGCAATGATATAAAATCACAGAATTTTCCGTCATGATTGCCCTCAACCCAAACAACCTCAACACCCCTGCGAGACACTTTGCCAATATGCTCAAGCAGCTCCCAATGTGTGCTGGTGAGATACATAAAATTCATATCTTCAAACATATCACCTAAAATTATAAGCTTTTTAAAGTGGTATTCTTTGAGTGTTTGCAGCAAATCAAAAGCCCTGCTCATGGGTGATCCTAAATGCACATCTGAAAACACCACCGTATTTACCGTGTTCATATTAATTTCCTGGTATAATATTCATTATATCTTTTGTTTCTAAAATTGCATTCTGATATATTCTAATGTCCCCCCCTCTCCTCAATCCTCTCCCTCGAGGGGAGAGGAAGCCCAAAGGGCAGGTGAGGGTGATGTAAAAGTATCTTTAGTTAAAGATCTTTCGGAACTTTAAAACAACAACCTATTATTTTCAAGACATACTGAATCTTATAGGATGTCTAAGTGTTTAATAAGCAAATTTTATTGCGGTTTTAATCTCTAT harbors:
- a CDS encoding UDP-2,3-diacylglucosamine diphosphatase, which produces MNTVNTVVFSDVHLGSPMSRAFDLLQTLKEYHFKKLIILGDMFEDMNFMYLTSTHWELLEHIGKVSRRGVEVVWVEGNHDGKFCDFISLLLGIGVHKEYIWQVGNRRFIGLHGHQFDSFLTNNKIIGPMLAKLYAVFQRRVSSHLFDYLMNKFSDRWLRLSEQISKKAIEHAELKKCDVIVCGHTHVVYNVKHNNVEYFNIGCWNNKPSYLLIIEESGKAYYKVVA